A window of the Pungitius pungitius chromosome 3, fPunPun2.1, whole genome shotgun sequence genome harbors these coding sequences:
- the hic1 gene encoding hypermethylated in cancer 1 protein isoform X1, translating to MIIKGDLDRMAEDIGHAGGGLKTMLGAMEVPSHARDLLLQLNSQRTKGFLCDVIIVVQNALFRAHKNILAASSLYLKSLVVHDNLINLDHEMVSPGVFRVILDYIYTGRLSDGDPATPTEPNLGAVLAAASYLQLLDLVALCKKKLKRNGKYPPRPGPAFLPYPKMVPNSMGLGGGGRYRISTPVIQPCPPGGMLNSHTTRASPLEELVPHRLAIHAGELYAPTSIQGSQVFPSLQSALPAQLGRSAHPERNRSPNYGLDLSKKSPNSQSQHTPSRSHLANPHNDEERDGSLSGRASPLHGTNGRPFPSEKMDSTDQGSSLTPPHFPHLNQPLGPHLPHLHRSGSRARDRYPCPPSPETPTDAGEVARDMGNIYRWVKHEPLSYTAEDEDEDEDEEEGGENGDQNHNHHKAGEESEGADDKSGSGTEETGSSEGRPSPSGLMGRFHMPYEPESFGDNLYVCIPCDKGFPSSEQLNAHVETHTEEELYGNTGVEMGNSNNSSSKNTSSNTNGYGGLNSSNSLSHLETKSSQGLSSGGLGEMIRPYRCSSCEKSYKDPATLRQHEKTHWLTRPYPCSICGKKFTQRGTMTRHMRSHLGLKPFACDSCGMRFTRQYRLTEHMRIHSGEKPYECQVCGGKFAQQRNLISHMKMHSSGGSAGGLTSEGKLKLDFSEGIYPLSKYAAEHLGLKQEKANELLIQAQQQLAADAKVMESLYPLSKLASEHLGISHDKMDVLGQPLPPPQQALSEARTIGRYSPS from the coding sequence GTGGCGGACTGAAGACGATGCTGGGTGCCATGGAAGTTCCAAGTCATGCTAGggatctcctcctgcagctcaacAGCCAACGAACCAAAGGCTTTCTGTGTGATGTTATCATTGTGGTGCAGAACGCTCTCTTCAGAGCTCATAAGAACATCCTGGCTGCCAGCAGCCTCTACTTGAAATCTCTGGTGGTCCATGACAATCTCATCAACCTCGACCACGAGATGGTGAGTCCGGGGGTCTTCAGGGTCATTCTGGACTACATTTACACGGGCCGCCTTAGTGATGGAGACCCCGCAACTCCCACTGAACCCAATTTAGGCGCTGTCTTGGCAGCAGCCAGCTACCTTCAGCTGCTTGACTTGGTGGCTTTGTGCAAAAAGAAGCTGAAAAGAAATGGCAAGTACCCACCCCGCCCAGGTCCTGCATTTCTGCCCTACCCAAAGATGGTGCCCAACAGCATGGGTTTAGGAGGTGGTGGCAGGTATAGGATTTCTACTCCTGTCATTCAACCCTGCCCTCCTGGAGGGATGCTGAACAGCCACACAACCCGTGCATCACCACTAGAGGAGCTAGTTCCCCATCGACTAGCCATCCACGCTGGGGAGTTGTACGCCCCAACCTCCATCCAGGGCTCTCAAGTGTTCCCGTCCCTGCAGTCAGCTCTGCCCGCCCAGCTTGGTCGCTCGGCCCACCCTGAGAGGAACCGCTCCCCCAACTACGGCCTTGATCTCTCCAAGAAAAGCCCCAATTCCCAGTCGCAGCACACACCGTCTCGATCCCACCTGGCGAACCCCCACAATGACGAGGAGCGAGACGGGAGTCTGAGCGGCCGCGCCAGCCCCTTGCATGGGACGAATGGAAGGCCCTTCCCCTCAGAAAAAATGGATTCGACCGACCAGGGAAGCTCCCTCACTCCTCCACATTTCCCCCATCTCAACCAACCTCTTGGCCCACACCTCCCCCACCTGCATCGCTCAGGCTCGCGGGCCAGAGATCGCTACCCATGCCCCCCCAGCCCCGAAACCCCAACGGACGCTGGGGAGGTGGCCAGAGACATGGGCAACATCTACCGCTGGGTGAAACATGAGCCTCTATCATACACagctgaagatgaagatgaggacgaggatgaggaggaagggggTGAAAATGGAGACCAGAATCATAACCACCACAAGGCCGGAGAGGAGAGTGAAGGAGCAGACGACAAGAGCGGGTCGGGGACAGAGGAGACGGGCAGTAGTGAGGGTCGCCCGTCCCCATCTGGGCTGATGGGTCGGTTCCACATGCCTTATGAGCCAGAGAGCTTCGGGGACAATCTGTATGTCTGCATCCCTTGTGACAAGGGCTTCCCGAGCTCAGAGCAGCTCAATGCACacgtggagacacacacagaggaggagctgtATGGCAACACTGGGGTGGAGATGGGAAACAGCAATAACAGCAGCTCGAAAAACACAAGCAGTAACACCAACGGTTATGGGGGCCTgaacagcagcaacagtttGTCCCACCTGGAGACCAAGTCCAGCCAGGGGCTGAGTTCAGGGGGCCTCGGCGAGATGATCCGACCCTATCGCTGCTCCTCCTGCGAGAAGTCCTACAAGGACCCGGCCACTTTGCGGCAGCATGAGAAGACCCACTGGCTGACCCGGCCTTACCCCTGCAGCATCTGTGGCAAGAAATTCACGCAGCGGGGCACCATGACCCGCCACATGCGCAGCCACCTGGGCCTTAAACCTTTTGCGTGCGACTCGTGTGGCATGCGCTTCACCCGCCAGTATCGCCTCACCGAGCACATGCGAATCCATTCCGGGGAGAAGCCCTACGAATGTCAGGTGTGCGGCGGAAAGTTCGCTCAGCAGCGCAACCTCATCAGCCACATGAAGATGCACAGCAGTGGTGGGTCCGCGGGAGGCCTGACCTCAGAGGGGAAGCTGAAGCTGGACTTTTCTGAGGGCATCTATCCTCTGAGTAAATATGCAGCAGAGCATCTGGGCCTTAAGCAGGAGAAGGCCAACGAGCTTCTCATCCAAGCCCAGCAGCAACTTGCCGCAGATGCAAAGGTCATGGAAAGCCTCTACCCGCTGTCCAAACTGGCCTCGGAGCACCTGGGTATCTCCCACGACAAGATGGACGTCCTGGGccaacccctccctcctccccaacAGGCCCTCTCCGAAGCTCGCACCATCGGCCGCTACTCCCCCAGCTAA
- the hic1 gene encoding hypermethylated in cancer 1 protein isoform X2: MLGAMEVPSHARDLLLQLNSQRTKGFLCDVIIVVQNALFRAHKNILAASSLYLKSLVVHDNLINLDHEMVSPGVFRVILDYIYTGRLSDGDPATPTEPNLGAVLAAASYLQLLDLVALCKKKLKRNGKYPPRPGPAFLPYPKMVPNSMGLGGGGRYRISTPVIQPCPPGGMLNSHTTRASPLEELVPHRLAIHAGELYAPTSIQGSQVFPSLQSALPAQLGRSAHPERNRSPNYGLDLSKKSPNSQSQHTPSRSHLANPHNDEERDGSLSGRASPLHGTNGRPFPSEKMDSTDQGSSLTPPHFPHLNQPLGPHLPHLHRSGSRARDRYPCPPSPETPTDAGEVARDMGNIYRWVKHEPLSYTAEDEDEDEDEEEGGENGDQNHNHHKAGEESEGADDKSGSGTEETGSSEGRPSPSGLMGRFHMPYEPESFGDNLYVCIPCDKGFPSSEQLNAHVETHTEEELYGNTGVEMGNSNNSSSKNTSSNTNGYGGLNSSNSLSHLETKSSQGLSSGGLGEMIRPYRCSSCEKSYKDPATLRQHEKTHWLTRPYPCSICGKKFTQRGTMTRHMRSHLGLKPFACDSCGMRFTRQYRLTEHMRIHSGEKPYECQVCGGKFAQQRNLISHMKMHSSGGSAGGLTSEGKLKLDFSEGIYPLSKYAAEHLGLKQEKANELLIQAQQQLAADAKVMESLYPLSKLASEHLGISHDKMDVLGQPLPPPQQALSEARTIGRYSPS; this comes from the coding sequence ATGCTGGGTGCCATGGAAGTTCCAAGTCATGCTAGggatctcctcctgcagctcaacAGCCAACGAACCAAAGGCTTTCTGTGTGATGTTATCATTGTGGTGCAGAACGCTCTCTTCAGAGCTCATAAGAACATCCTGGCTGCCAGCAGCCTCTACTTGAAATCTCTGGTGGTCCATGACAATCTCATCAACCTCGACCACGAGATGGTGAGTCCGGGGGTCTTCAGGGTCATTCTGGACTACATTTACACGGGCCGCCTTAGTGATGGAGACCCCGCAACTCCCACTGAACCCAATTTAGGCGCTGTCTTGGCAGCAGCCAGCTACCTTCAGCTGCTTGACTTGGTGGCTTTGTGCAAAAAGAAGCTGAAAAGAAATGGCAAGTACCCACCCCGCCCAGGTCCTGCATTTCTGCCCTACCCAAAGATGGTGCCCAACAGCATGGGTTTAGGAGGTGGTGGCAGGTATAGGATTTCTACTCCTGTCATTCAACCCTGCCCTCCTGGAGGGATGCTGAACAGCCACACAACCCGTGCATCACCACTAGAGGAGCTAGTTCCCCATCGACTAGCCATCCACGCTGGGGAGTTGTACGCCCCAACCTCCATCCAGGGCTCTCAAGTGTTCCCGTCCCTGCAGTCAGCTCTGCCCGCCCAGCTTGGTCGCTCGGCCCACCCTGAGAGGAACCGCTCCCCCAACTACGGCCTTGATCTCTCCAAGAAAAGCCCCAATTCCCAGTCGCAGCACACACCGTCTCGATCCCACCTGGCGAACCCCCACAATGACGAGGAGCGAGACGGGAGTCTGAGCGGCCGCGCCAGCCCCTTGCATGGGACGAATGGAAGGCCCTTCCCCTCAGAAAAAATGGATTCGACCGACCAGGGAAGCTCCCTCACTCCTCCACATTTCCCCCATCTCAACCAACCTCTTGGCCCACACCTCCCCCACCTGCATCGCTCAGGCTCGCGGGCCAGAGATCGCTACCCATGCCCCCCCAGCCCCGAAACCCCAACGGACGCTGGGGAGGTGGCCAGAGACATGGGCAACATCTACCGCTGGGTGAAACATGAGCCTCTATCATACACagctgaagatgaagatgaggacgaggatgaggaggaagggggTGAAAATGGAGACCAGAATCATAACCACCACAAGGCCGGAGAGGAGAGTGAAGGAGCAGACGACAAGAGCGGGTCGGGGACAGAGGAGACGGGCAGTAGTGAGGGTCGCCCGTCCCCATCTGGGCTGATGGGTCGGTTCCACATGCCTTATGAGCCAGAGAGCTTCGGGGACAATCTGTATGTCTGCATCCCTTGTGACAAGGGCTTCCCGAGCTCAGAGCAGCTCAATGCACacgtggagacacacacagaggaggagctgtATGGCAACACTGGGGTGGAGATGGGAAACAGCAATAACAGCAGCTCGAAAAACACAAGCAGTAACACCAACGGTTATGGGGGCCTgaacagcagcaacagtttGTCCCACCTGGAGACCAAGTCCAGCCAGGGGCTGAGTTCAGGGGGCCTCGGCGAGATGATCCGACCCTATCGCTGCTCCTCCTGCGAGAAGTCCTACAAGGACCCGGCCACTTTGCGGCAGCATGAGAAGACCCACTGGCTGACCCGGCCTTACCCCTGCAGCATCTGTGGCAAGAAATTCACGCAGCGGGGCACCATGACCCGCCACATGCGCAGCCACCTGGGCCTTAAACCTTTTGCGTGCGACTCGTGTGGCATGCGCTTCACCCGCCAGTATCGCCTCACCGAGCACATGCGAATCCATTCCGGGGAGAAGCCCTACGAATGTCAGGTGTGCGGCGGAAAGTTCGCTCAGCAGCGCAACCTCATCAGCCACATGAAGATGCACAGCAGTGGTGGGTCCGCGGGAGGCCTGACCTCAGAGGGGAAGCTGAAGCTGGACTTTTCTGAGGGCATCTATCCTCTGAGTAAATATGCAGCAGAGCATCTGGGCCTTAAGCAGGAGAAGGCCAACGAGCTTCTCATCCAAGCCCAGCAGCAACTTGCCGCAGATGCAAAGGTCATGGAAAGCCTCTACCCGCTGTCCAAACTGGCCTCGGAGCACCTGGGTATCTCCCACGACAAGATGGACGTCCTGGGccaacccctccctcctccccaacAGGCCCTCTCCGAAGCTCGCACCATCGGCCGCTACTCCCCCAGCTAA